The following proteins come from a genomic window of Lolium rigidum isolate FL_2022 chromosome 5, APGP_CSIRO_Lrig_0.1, whole genome shotgun sequence:
- the LOC124658402 gene encoding uncharacterized protein LOC124658402: MPVDHGLIQQIAQLPQFSVLKIYLAAYGHVFGAPVLDLLGTYTGILRLKVVIRNLERTQACLPNCLCDASRPYWRSQSIPLLFLEEIEIDGFEGTSHEVDFLKLLFRCATLMKRMTVRLSRKVFPSDGGYEEMRKIFEAYASVECVVYGSSGRVIDI, translated from the exons ATGCCTGTGGACCATGGCTTGATTCAACAGATAGCACAGCTTCCTCAATTTTCTGTTCTCAAGATATATTTGGCAGCATATGGACATGTTTTTGGAGCACCAGTGTTGGATCTACTTGGGACTTACACTGGTATACTTAGACTTAAGGTTGTCATACGAAACTTAGAG AGAACACAAGCATGCCTGCCAAATTGCCTTTGTGATGCATCCCGGCCATACTGGAGAAGTCAAAGTATCCCGCTGCTGTTTCTGGAAGAAATAGAAATAGATGGTTTTGAGGGCACTAGCCATGAAGTTGATTTCTTGAAACTTCTGTTCAGATGCGCAACTCTGATGAAAAGAATGACCGTGAGGTTGTCCCGTAAGGTTTTCCCAAGTGATGGAGGATACGAGGAAATGCGCAAGATTTTTGAGGCGTATGCATCCGTGGAATGCGTAGTTTATGGCAGCTCTGGGCGGGTTATTGACATATGA